The Roseimicrobium gellanilyticum DNA segment TGTCTTTGCCCACGCGAGCCTGCTGCCCTTTGCGGCGTGGCAGGTGCTGGAGAGCCTGGAGGACACGGAGACGCTGCTGCAGGTGCTGGCAGCATGAGTCCACAGGGCAGGTCAGATTCTCCATCCCATCCTGCGGCGCAACATTGCCCTCCGGGCCGGCGTTCTTCACACTCGCACCATGGGCACGCCTGCACTTCTCACGACCACTGTCGGCTCGTATCCTGTTCCAGATTGGCTTCCCGCCCTGCCGAGTTCGCAGGCGCTGCTGGATGCCACGCGGGTGGTCTTCGACATCCAGCGTGAGGCGGGCATCGACCTGCCGACGGACGGTGAGCTGTACCGCTTCGACATCAATCACCCGGATACGAACGGGATGATTGACTACTTCACGGGCAAGCTGGGTGGCATCTCGCCCGCGGGACGTCCGGAGACGGAGGCCTTCCGCGCGAAACATGAGATGAAATTCCGCGCCAAGCCCGCCGGCGTGGTGCGTGAGGCCATCACGGAAGGCGTAATGAATCTGCCGGAAGACTGCGCACGTGCGGCGGCGGTGGCGCGGGGCGATTTCAAGTTCACGCTTACCAGTCCGTACATGCTGGCGCGCACGCTGCTCGACAAGCATTACCACGACTTCGCGGCGCTGACGCTCTCGATTGCGAATGCCCTGGCTGCACAGGTATCATCTCTCAATGCGACATGCATTCAGGTGGATGAGGCGAACATCCCCGGCAATCCAGCTGATGCGCCGCTGGCTGCGCAGGCCATCAATCGCGTGCTGGATGCGGTGCCGAAGTGCGTACAGCGCGCGGTGCACTTGTGCTTTGGAAACTATGGAGGGCAGACGGTGCAGAGGGGGACGTGGGAGGCGCTGCTCGCCTTCCTCAATGACCTGCATGCGGATCACGTGGTACTGGAACTCGCGCATCGCCCTTCCTCAGATCTCGATGCGCTCAAAGAACTCGCGCCGCATGTGGGCATCGGTGTTGGGGTGGTGGATATCAAAGTGAACCACGTGGAGACGGCGGATGAGATTGCAGGGCGTATCGATGCCGCGGCGAAGAAGCTCGGCGCGGAACGTCTGAAGTACATCCATCCCGATTGTGGCTTCTGGATGCTCAAGCGCAGTGTCGCGGATCGCAAGATGGCTGCGCTGGCGCAGGGGCGGGAGAGGTATTTGCGGAGCTGACGATGGACCAAGCCGCACGCGTGGTGCGTATCTCCTCAAGGAGTGGGGGCATTCCTGCCCCCATTCTGCCCGGTGAAACCCTCATTCGTGCACCATTTCACGCGACTGGAGGCAAGGGTTCGCAGGAAGCGGCACTAGCCTAGTGCCGTCATGTGGCGTGGCTACACTGGTGAGTGAGGAAGTGTCTGTGAAGCTTCGGAAGAAGAGGCTCCGCACCCTGATTTGCCCACCACCGGCACTAAGGCTAGTGCCGCTCCCTGCGGGACGGTCACTCGTTTAAATTGGGAGAACGACTAGAACTCCGGCGGCCCATTCAGGTGCTCGCATTTCTCCGGCTTGCCGGGGATGAACTGCACGACTTGGCCCTGTGCTTCGAGCTTCTTCTGCAGTTCGGGCACGGACACTTTCTGCACTGGCACATCGGACTTCACGGCCATGGCGGCAGCGATGCCTGCGGCGTGACCGCCAATCATCCACACGCTTTCCAGGCGGTAGGTGCAGAAGGCGACGTGGGTGAAGCTGGCAGCGCCGGGGACGAGGAGATTGGTGGCTTGTTCGGGTGTCGGCGTGAGTGAGCGGTAGGGGATTTGGTAGGCATAGCCCATGCGCCAGATGCGGCCTTCATTGAGGAACTCGGTGGGGGACACCGCGAGGCGCTGCACGTGGTGGCTGTCAATGAAGTGGCTGCTCATGCCGATGCTGTCTTCCTTGCGCCGTTCGGTTTGTACGTCCTGTTGCCTCACGACGTAGGCTCCTTTCATGCGGCGGGCTTCGCGTACGTAGAGCTGCGGGGGGAAGTTGCTGGTGTCCTTGAACTCATCCTTGTGGAAGCCCCACGTGGCCATGTCATCACGCACTTCCTTGGGCACGCTTTCATCACTGCGGAGAAACTTCAGGAGGCCCAGCGTGTAGTCCAGGTGGTCCTGGTACATGACCTCGCGTTTCGCATAGTCCGCATCCGGAAAACCAATCTGGCCACCGAAGTGGCCGAGGGAGAAGATGGCGGCTTGTTTGTTGTTCCCTTCGAACTTGCCATTGCGGCGTTTGTAGAAGTCGAGGATGTCCGTGCGCTTCACCGCTTCCTTGCGGGAGGCTTTTTCGAGCAGCCAGTTCTCCAGCAGCTTGTATCTTGAGCGGTCATAATTCTTCGGCTCGGTAATGGGCACGCGCAGGGCGGGGTCATTGGCGAAGGTGGGGCGGAAGTTGTAGTTCATGGTGCCGGGGTGGGCATCGCCTTCCTTCAAGTCTTTGGCCCAACCGCTGATGCCGGGGAGGAGCTTGCCGTTTTCATCCACGGTCTTTGCCTGGCGCACGGTCTTGTCGAAGCGGATGCCGGCGGCTTCTTCGCCGTACTCCGCCTTGCTGTCGCGCCCGAAGGTGTAATCCACTCCGGCACGGGCCATGAGGTCGCCCTCGTACCCGGCATCAATGAAGACCTTGCCCTTTACTTCGAGGCCATTGCTGAGGGTGATACTGGTGATCTTTGCGCCGTCCTTCTGCACCTTTGCCACGACCACTCCGTAGCGCGGGGTGATGCCAGCTTCCTGTAGCATGTCCTGATACACCGCTTCTGCCACACTGGATTCGAAGTAGTACTCCGGCTGGTTCGTGCCGTAGTGTTTTCCCAGCCGCTTGTAGAATTCATCCGCGAAGCCGCCGATGGTCCACTTCAGCATGTGCTCGCTCTCGGCGGTGTTGATGCCGCTGGTGCTCAGGCCACCGATGTGTTTGGTGGGCTCGATGAGGAGAACGCTGGCGCCTTCACGCTTCGCCGTGATGGCAGCGGCGATGCCGCAGGGGACGGCACCGTAGACGACCACGTCGTAGGATTCTGGCTTGGGGTTCTCCGGCTTCTGCGCAGAGAGCGGAGACGTGAGAGCGGCCAGCAGCGTGGCAAGGAGGAGTCGGCGGCGGAGCTTCATGGCGGGAGTGAGGAGGGTGGATGGCGCAACAACCCAAGGTCTGGATACGAAGTTTTGGACGGACGAACTCGCCCACAAGTGAAAAAGGGCTTGTGAGGAGCATTGCCGGACGCGGCCCTGGGAGCGCTGGCCTCTGGCCGGCGTGGGGGCATGTAATATAGTGATTTTACATTTCACGCGAGCAACGCACACGACGGTACTTCGGCGAGTGCCCTTCTCTGTGAGAGCACGCAAGGGAGACGGGTGAGCAACGGAAAGGGTACGCAGTAGACCCAAAATACGCCGGCCGGAGGCCAGCGCTCCCAGGGCCGCTGCGTTTTGAACTACACTCAGAGTCAGGTTCCGGGCGCAGCAGCTTCCTCCTCACCACCCAGCTCCAGCGCCTTGATCTCCGGTAGCGCGGCGCTGCCCATGATGCCCTGCAGGCTGCCATAGAGTCCGCTGGTGCCATTGAGAACGCGGGTGAGTTGCATCTCGCGTTTTTTCCAGAGGCGCTCCATGGCGCGGCGTTCGCCATCGAGGTCCTTCTTCATTTCTACGAAGGACTCCACGACGCCTTCAATCTGGTGCTTGAACTGGGGGCTGGTGAGGAACTGGTAGAGAACGGCCATCTTTTCCTCCTTGCCGGACTCGGCGCGCTTCGCCGTGGCGACTTGCAGCAGGCCATTGCGCAGTGCGGCGGCGAGGGCGAGGGCGAAGGGGAAATTGCAAATCCACACGCCATCGACGTGGCCACCATGTGATACACCATCCGGCAGGACCTGGCTCACGAGGATGGCCAGTTCCGCACCTTGAGCACGCTGGTCGTCCTTGAGTTTGCCGAGCCAGCCGGGGCTCCAGTTCTTGGTGCGTTTGCTTTCCCAGATGATGGTGCCGCAGTCGTGCCCGAGATTGTTCCTCACCTTCTGCAGGAGGTCAGCGCCGCGGGTGCCCTGGGGGACGGGGAGGAATTCATCCAGCACGAATGCTTCCTTCAGCAGGTCTTCCAGTTCGAGTTCCATCACTTCGCCCTGGCTTTGTTGCGAGCCCTGCTCGGCCTTCTGCTTCAGCGTTTCGATTTGAGTCTTGAGGTCGTTGATGAGCTTGTCCTTGTCCGCAAGGCGCAGATGCTGCTCCTCGGTGGCGCGTTTGCGGGCATCCTCTTCCAATCGTGAGGTCTGCTCATCCACCTTGCGCTGGACTTCGAGTTCGAGATTCTTGGCGCGCTCTTCGACTTCGCGCTGTTTGGTGCGCAGGGCGAGTTCGTTGCGCTGGGCTTCTTCGAGCTTCTGGCTGCGCTCGGCGAGTTGCGTGCGGGTGTCCTGGAGTTCGAGCGCGAAGCCTTCCTTTGCTTCGCGGACGGCCTGCTCGGTGAGTTTCTTCTTTTCAGTGGCGAGGCGCTGCGTCACTTCGTGCTCCAGCTCCGCACGCGCGGCTTCGTTTTTCTGACGCTGTGTTTCTACTTCCTTCTGCCGCGTGGCGATTTCCTGCTCCAGGCGACGCTGCTTCTCCGCGAAGTCACGCGTGAACTCCTCATGCAGGCTGTGCCTCACGGCATCGCTCAGGGGGATTTCAGCGTGGCAGTTTGGGCAGGTGATCGTATCGGCCATGGAGAGCTGGGAGGAAGATGCCGCACGCTGGACGGAATGTGTGGAGTGTCCAGCGAAAGTCCCGCGGCGTGGGTGCTTCCAAGAGATGGTGGGGCCGGCGCAGTGAGTACTACCAAGGTCCAATGGCCCGCATCACGGCATTCCCTACGTTGGGGGGCAGCATGCACGCTGCCCGTGCGGAGGCTCGCTTGTCATTTCCTGTCGATGAAATACATCCCCCCTTCTCCAGTCTTTCGCAGCGTGGTTGACCGCTGCGAACGGGGGATGCCCTGCGCTCCTTTGCGGGAGCACACTACTACTACTGTGCATGCACCTATTGCTATCCGTACACTATTCATGGGCAGACGGTGTACACGCGCTGCGCAATCAAGAATGGCGTCCCGGCCATGCCGCCGCGACCCTGCCAGGTCGCCTATTTCTGGACGTGCAGGGGCGTCCTTTTTGTCGTAAGGAGAACGAGGGAATCGCATGATACGAGCATTTGGCGCCATCCTTCTGTATTCGCTGCTGCCGCTTCTGGTCTGCCAGTGCCGCTGCATCAATGCATGTATCAGCTTCTTCAAGGACAACGCCAGCAAAGGTCACAACCTGCAGAGTGGCGGCATGGGGGCAGGACGTACACTCACCGTGGAGGAGTTCATCGCGGCAAATGCGCACCGCAATCTGCCTCCCGAGTTGCTGAGGACTCGCTTTCGAGTGGCCGATGCTGACAAGGATGGGCTGCTCACTCCCGCGGAGGTGGACAGTCATCGTGCCCGAGCCGCCGAAAGAAAGCGCAATGCGAATCCTGGGTAGGAGCTGCGATGTGTGGCAGGCTAAGGACGGGTGGCGTCGGACGACACCATGGATGACATGGCGCAGGTGGCAGCCCGCCTGTTCGGTGGTGATGGCACTGCACCTTGTGCATGAGATTTCCTCCCGAAGAGCCATCCTCCACCGTCTGGTTCGCTGCTGGTTCTATCAGACCCCGCAGTCGATGGGAAGCTCAGGGAAGTCTGCACGAAGGATGGCTGGAAGAAGGTGTGCGATGCGTCGAGGCGCAAAGTCATCGGTAGAATCGATGAGTTCACTAAGACTCCACCATCTGAGTTCCGACATGTAGCTGTCGGGATTCGTTCCAGAGATGGCTTGAGTGGAGCGGGTTCTTGCGACAAAGAACCTCTCAAACTGGTCTGCATCCTGTCCGTTCCACGTGTGCCTGTGGCGACGGAACCAGACGCAGGTACTCAGCGGTGCGGTGATGCCCGTCTCCTCGTAGAGTTCTCTACGTGCTGCATCTTCGAATGATTCGCCGGTGTCCAAACCGCCGCCGGGCATCAGCCAAAACGTCTTACCTGTCAGGGGTTCTGTACCTCGGAAGAACAAGACGCGATCCTGCTCGTCAATGAGGATCACCCGCGAAGCTAAGCGAGCTTCTGTTGGAATATGGGGATGCATGGAACTCAGCGAACGACCCAAGCTCTGCGACGCAGCTCGCGCGACACTACGAACGCAGCCCGAGTGCGATTGTCGCTGCAGCGGATGGTTCGCTTGATGGTTGATTACCTTGGTGCGCGACCACCCCAAGGCATCGAGGTCCACCGGGATTGCCTTGAAGTTTTAGGGAATCGCCGACCAACGTCGATCTCCCCAATCTTGGTCTTGTAGTAGTGCCGGATTTTGAAATCCTGATGCTTGAAGTAATCAAAGCGTTCATCGCTTCCCACGTAATACCAACCTTCCGCTTTCGAAGGCTCCCCCGGCGCAGTGATGCCTAGAAGTGCTGTACTATTGACCAAGTGGTGTCGTACGGGTGCGGCGCATGAGGCCAGAATGACAAGAAGCGGTAACAACGCAACGATTCTCATGGTGGCTGCTTTTTAGCGAACATACAGAGAGTCCGCAACCATGTCTGGTTTGCAATGTATCTTTCCCCTGGGGGCATTCGGTGGGGATAACCTGCGAGATGGGTATGACAAAGGTACTTATCCAAGTGCCCTTCGCGTCTGTCCTCTTAGGTTCCTACCACAACTTGTACCACGGCTTCTTCTCTCCAGAAACCGACGGGGAAGCAGGATGCGGAGGCGAAGTCTTGCTACCCTCAATGAAGCCGTGAACAGCAATATTGAACGCAGTCTCAGCGCCGACATCCTTTGTGCACTCCTTTGCGATGAACGCCGTTGCCATCGCGGCTGCGTGCGCAGCTTCCTTTAGTGGGACTGCGTTTTTCCGGGCGATTTCCATGGCCTCGTCTTGCAACAGCGATAGCGATTGCAGAGTGGTGAGTTCGGGGTCTTCTCCACGTTTGTGATCTCCACCAAGCTTTGCAGGATCGAACTGCACTCCGAAGTGCTGCAACAATGACCCGAAAATGTTCACGAGCTGCGGTCCTTGCTCATTGGCCTCATTGGACAGGACAACGGTCCCCGGCGTCACGTCATGGATGTTTAGATTGAAAGACCGGAGTAGAAGGCTCCCGGCCAATCGGGCCGAACTCGCAATGGCAGTGTGGGGGTGCACTGCGCGCCCTGAGCCGAGTCGTGCCGCGATGAGTTCGACCAGCTCTCCCGCGGTCTTGTGCTGCGCTTCGGATATCTGCATACGTTGAACGAGTGGCCTAACACAGGGATTGTTTGCAGGCACGCAGAAACACAGTCCCCCAAGCGCAGGGTGTCCTGAGAGAATGCTGGAATCGCCAGCCGTCAAAAAAAGATGTCCTGTCCTTCTGGGCTTCCGGCATAGGGACTGGAGAAGCGAGCACCGGCGGGGTGGCTTACCATTTTCCAGTCCAGTCAGACCATGGACTTTGCTGGACGTTGGACGACTGGAAAATGAACTGCGCCCGTCTGGCCTGTCATCCCTCGTGATTCGCATCGCCCGCCTCGCATTCCACCGTTACCGTCGCATCGCTTACCACTCACCTGTCCCGCAACTGCCTGAGGCTCAGCAATCAGAGTGGCGGAGGGAGAGGGATTCGAACCCCCGGATACTTGCGCATCAACGGTTTTCAAGACCGCCGCCTTAAACCACTCAGCCATCCCTCCTTGATTGGTACTTGGCTTGGGAGCCAGTCCAGTCCAGTCCATCCTCATACACCGGGCGGGAAGGATGAAAAGCATTTTCCTGCTTGATTTTTTGCCTTGGCTCGCCAGACTGCCCGTCCACTTCATTTCTAGTCCAAGTCGAATCCCTTTATCATGGTCGTCATCCGTCTCCGCCGCGAAGGCACAAAGAACCGTCCGTTTTACCGCGTTGTTGCCGCTGACCAGCGTTTCAAGCGCGACGGCCGTTTCATCGAGTCCCTCGGCACGTATGACCCGGCTCAGGAAAAGGGCGGCGTGAATCTCGATGTGGAGAAGGTGCAGTCCTGGATCACCAAGGGCGCCCAGCCCACCGACACGGTGCGTGGCCTCGTCAAGAAGGCCAAGGCCGCTGCGGCGAACGCCTAATCCGGCGGCGTCAGCCTCCCAGATTTGTTCTTTTTCAACCCGTTGCTGCGCACGTGGAGCAGCAACGGGTTTGTCTTTTTGCCACGGCTCGGTCATACTGACGTCATGGATGCCCCGGAAGCCCTGCGCGAGTTCCTCATGTACGTCATTGCGAACCTGATTGAGCAGCCGAAGCAGGCCAGCATTGCCGTGGGAACCACGCAGGCAGGGGCCATCTCCTACCGCATCCACCTCGCCCCTGAAGATGTGCGCCGGGTGGTGGGGAAGAATGGATTCACCATCAGCGCCATCCGCTCCCTGGTGAACGTGGCCGCCGCGAGGTATGGGGTGAAGGTATCCCTGCGCGTGGATGGAGTACGTGAGGAGGAGTTTCAATCACCCCAGCCGGCGGGGGCGCAGGCGGGTGCGGGAAGTGGGGTGGATGGCGAGCAGGGTGGGGAGGAGTAGTGGCGACCGAACCGCCCAGAAGCAGCTACCTCCTCCGTAGGTTGCGCACCCAGTTGACAATGCCTAGCAAGATGAAACCAACCGCGCCAATCGCGAAGATAGTGTAGAACATCTGATGTTCCAGATGCCATTTGATTGCGTCCCCAACACTTGGGAAAGACACCGGGGTTGAAGTTACCCCGATCGTCCCCACGACCCAGAGTGTCAACGCCGTCAAGAGGCAGTTCAGAGGCTGGATTTTTGCTAGTCTTGTTAGCATGTCCCTGAATTTACAAGAGGGCAGCCGAAAGAATCCAGGCTGAATGTCAACCTGAAGTCACCTCTGGCGCGGAGGTTGCAGGCAGTTGCGAACGCCCAAAGCGAGAAAGAAGAGTGACAGTACCAATGGCCCGGTGACAATCGCATTGTCCACGGTGTGGTATTTGAGAGCGGCCCAGTGCGACTCCCAAAAGCCGCCGATGAATACGGGGTTGGAGGTTACTCCCAGTGTTGCAACCATGAGGCAGAGGAACCACAGGCACACACACGTTAAAGGGCTGATTTTGCCGAGGTTCTTGAGCATGGTCTCTCGCGTACACCAAATACCTTGAGGGTGGGGAGGGGCACCTCGGGTAGGAAGTTTACCGTCGATGAGGAGGTTGCAGGCAGTTGCGGACCGCCAACCCGAGAAAGAGAAACGACATCACCACCGGACCAGTGACCGTGGCGTTGGTTATGATGTGGTATTTGAGGATAGCCCAAGTCGACTCCCAAAAGCTGCCGGTGAATGTGGGGAAAGAGCTCATGCCCAGTGTTCCAAGCACAAAGCAGAGGCACCCCAAGAACAAGCACTCCAGAGGGTGGATTTTGTTAAGTTTCCTCAGCACGGACTTCCATGTTAAGCGGAAGTGTTGAGGTTACGCCAGACTGAACCTACCCAAGCCCTGTCTCTGCACGC contains these protein-coding regions:
- a CDS encoding cobalamin-independent methionine synthase II family protein, with protein sequence MGTPALLTTTVGSYPVPDWLPALPSSQALLDATRVVFDIQREAGIDLPTDGELYRFDINHPDTNGMIDYFTGKLGGISPAGRPETEAFRAKHEMKFRAKPAGVVREAITEGVMNLPEDCARAAAVARGDFKFTLTSPYMLARTLLDKHYHDFAALTLSIANALAAQVSSLNATCIQVDEANIPGNPADAPLAAQAINRVLDAVPKCVQRAVHLCFGNYGGQTVQRGTWEALLAFLNDLHADHVVLELAHRPSSDLDALKELAPHVGIGVGVVDIKVNHVETADEIAGRIDAAAKKLGAERLKYIHPDCGFWMLKRSVADRKMAALAQGRERYLRS
- a CDS encoding FAD-dependent oxidoreductase, encoding MKLRRRLLLATLLAALTSPLSAQKPENPKPESYDVVVYGAVPCGIAAAITAKREGASVLLIEPTKHIGGLSTSGINTAESEHMLKWTIGGFADEFYKRLGKHYGTNQPEYYFESSVAEAVYQDMLQEAGITPRYGVVVAKVQKDGAKITSITLSNGLEVKGKVFIDAGYEGDLMARAGVDYTFGRDSKAEYGEEAAGIRFDKTVRQAKTVDENGKLLPGISGWAKDLKEGDAHPGTMNYNFRPTFANDPALRVPITEPKNYDRSRYKLLENWLLEKASRKEAVKRTDILDFYKRRNGKFEGNNKQAAIFSLGHFGGQIGFPDADYAKREVMYQDHLDYTLGLLKFLRSDESVPKEVRDDMATWGFHKDEFKDTSNFPPQLYVREARRMKGAYVVRQQDVQTERRKEDSIGMSSHFIDSHHVQRLAVSPTEFLNEGRIWRMGYAYQIPYRSLTPTPEQATNLLVPGAASFTHVAFCTYRLESVWMIGGHAAGIAAAMAVKSDVPVQKVSVPELQKKLEAQGQVVQFIPGKPEKCEHLNGPPEF
- a CDS encoding DUF2130 domain-containing protein; its protein translation is MADTITCPNCHAEIPLSDAVRHSLHEEFTRDFAEKQRRLEQEIATRQKEVETQRQKNEAARAELEHEVTQRLATEKKKLTEQAVREAKEGFALELQDTRTQLAERSQKLEEAQRNELALRTKQREVEERAKNLELEVQRKVDEQTSRLEEDARKRATEEQHLRLADKDKLINDLKTQIETLKQKAEQGSQQSQGEVMELELEDLLKEAFVLDEFLPVPQGTRGADLLQKVRNNLGHDCGTIIWESKRTKNWSPGWLGKLKDDQRAQGAELAILVSQVLPDGVSHGGHVDGVWICNFPFALALAAALRNGLLQVATAKRAESGKEEKMAVLYQFLTSPQFKHQIEGVVESFVEMKKDLDGERRAMERLWKKREMQLTRVLNGTSGLYGSLQGIMGSAALPEIKALELGGEEEAAAPGT
- a CDS encoding NUDIX hydrolase, encoding MHPHIPTEARLASRVILIDEQDRVLFFRGTEPLTGKTFWLMPGGGLDTGESFEDAARRELYEETGITAPLSTCVWFRRHRHTWNGQDADQFERFFVARTRSTQAISGTNPDSYMSELRWWSLSELIDSTDDFAPRRIAHLLPAILRADFPELPIDCGV
- the rpsP gene encoding 30S ribosomal protein S16, whose translation is MVVIRLRREGTKNRPFYRVVAADQRFKRDGRFIESLGTYDPAQEKGGVNLDVEKVQSWITKGAQPTDTVRGLVKKAKAAAANA
- a CDS encoding KH domain-containing protein, encoding MDAPEALREFLMYVIANLIEQPKQASIAVGTTQAGAISYRIHLAPEDVRRVVGKNGFTISAIRSLVNVAAARYGVKVSLRVDGVREEEFQSPQPAGAQAGAGSGVDGEQGGEE